Proteins encoded within one genomic window of Candidatus Binatota bacterium:
- a CDS encoding (2Fe-2S) ferredoxin domain-containing protein, whose protein sequence is MPIPEKHFFVCTNRRPPGVEVPSCGAQDGFEILAALREERDRRGLAASVFITATGCLGPCPANGGTVVVYPDGSWYTGLSTADVAEIGEQHMAGGKPVSRLLDKEFSRVE, encoded by the coding sequence GTGCCGATACCTGAGAAACACTTTTTTGTATGTACCAACCGTCGGCCACCGGGTGTAGAAGTTCCATCCTGTGGAGCCCAGGATGGTTTCGAAATACTTGCTGCCTTGCGCGAAGAGCGAGACCGGCGTGGTCTGGCGGCCAGCGTTTTTATCACGGCCACCGGCTGCCTCGGCCCCTGCCCGGCCAACGGGGGTACTGTCGTCGTCTACCCCGACGGCTCCTGGTACACGGGTCTGAGCACGGCCGATGTCGCCGAAATAGGAGAACAGCACATGGCTGGTGGCAAGCCGGTGTCGCGGCTTCTCGATAAAGAGTTTTCCCGCGTAGAATAG
- a CDS encoding rhomboid family intramembrane serine protease yields MQSPATAVMKISVSLEPVASFACVLSTLCLGLVTGWALQSASRSVSPRASLWQSYAMRKAGSSASGETKAWVAVRTGLPKAEGDAMALLFASMGLASRLQAHSTDSFTVLVPAEQLERANALLAEEYPEVLRSDDSEEGQALSDSHPEQLGVVIAITAACLAAFFFTHGGLDPVGRARMVEMGAITWSLVEAGEYWRLLSAVFLHFDLGHIMSNMVMLWILGPHLAREMKAWPFLLTFMVAGIAGNIASHTLTPSMAVKAGASGGVAGILGALAGLSLPGRTRGSRPSWQVLGAMAAIYGMAIGFGPGRDNTAHLGGLLAGVVAGIIFRRREETPQGFGPATRNLPRSG; encoded by the coding sequence ATGCAAAGCCCGGCTACCGCGGTCATGAAAATCTCGGTATCACTGGAGCCCGTTGCCTCGTTCGCTTGCGTGTTGTCCACTCTTTGCTTGGGCCTCGTTACGGGATGGGCTCTGCAGTCAGCCAGCCGGTCGGTATCCCCGAGGGCCAGCTTGTGGCAGTCTTATGCCATGCGCAAGGCAGGCTCCTCGGCCAGCGGCGAAACCAAGGCCTGGGTTGCCGTACGAACCGGTCTCCCAAAAGCGGAAGGCGACGCTATGGCGTTACTTTTTGCATCGATGGGCCTCGCTTCCCGGCTGCAAGCCCATTCCACGGATTCGTTCACAGTCCTCGTCCCGGCCGAGCAGCTCGAGCGGGCCAACGCGCTGCTGGCCGAGGAGTACCCCGAAGTCCTGCGGTCCGACGACTCGGAAGAAGGCCAAGCCCTGTCGGATTCACACCCTGAGCAACTGGGCGTAGTGATTGCCATCACCGCTGCCTGCCTGGCCGCGTTTTTCTTCACCCACGGTGGCCTCGACCCCGTGGGAAGAGCGCGCATGGTCGAAATGGGCGCCATCACCTGGAGCCTGGTCGAGGCGGGCGAGTACTGGCGTCTGCTCAGCGCTGTTTTTCTGCACTTCGACCTTGGCCACATCATGTCAAACATGGTCATGCTGTGGATACTCGGACCCCACCTGGCCCGTGAAATGAAAGCATGGCCTTTCCTGCTCACTTTCATGGTCGCAGGTATCGCGGGTAACATCGCAAGCCATACCCTGACCCCGTCTATGGCAGTCAAGGCAGGAGCCTCGGGGGGCGTGGCCGGTATTCTCGGGGCACTGGCGGGCCTGTCCTTGCCCGGGCGCACGCGAGGCTCGAGGCCATCATGGCAGGTACTCGGCGCTATGGCCGCTATTTACGGTATGGCTATAGGTTTCGGTCCGGGCCGCGATAATACCGCGCACCTCGGCGGCCTGTTGGCGGGCGTGGTAGCCGGAATCATTTTCAGGCGCCGGGAGGAGACTCCCCAAGGGTTCGGTCCAGCAACTCGGAATCTGCCTCGTTCAGGCTGA
- a CDS encoding aminotransferase class III-fold pyridoxal phosphate-dependent enzyme has protein sequence MSEHVLKNSEALYDRARRVIPGGLYGHQARGLLTRGSHPVFLESASGCRLKDVDGNEYIDFLCAYGPMVVGYGNEAVERAAALQREACDTMNVPAPAMVELAEKLVGLTPGADWALFAKNGSDVTTWALAVARAATGRDNVAMVAGTYHGVHGWCNQFEKGFPGSERSAVVNFDWNDLDSLDRCLAVKGGLAAVMVTPFRHEAFSDSQLPADGFLEGVRQRCSKHGAVMIVDDVRAGFRLHLGGSSQLWGVTPDLLLYSKALANGYPLSAMLGMDSLRSAAREVFYTGTFGTQAVPLAAAVATLDFLEDRDGPSVMREQGESLCSGLREQAETAGFGVTISGPAAIPFMTFIDDSEFDLSRRFAGLCAEGGVFIHPLHNWFLSTAHSAEDIEQALSITTDAFSRLAQEREG, from the coding sequence GTGTCCGAGCACGTACTCAAAAACAGTGAAGCTCTCTACGACCGGGCTCGTCGGGTTATCCCTGGTGGACTTTATGGCCACCAGGCCCGTGGCTTGCTCACCCGCGGCAGTCACCCGGTCTTTCTTGAGTCCGCTTCGGGCTGCCGCCTCAAGGACGTAGACGGGAACGAGTACATCGATTTTCTCTGCGCCTACGGGCCGATGGTCGTCGGATACGGAAACGAAGCTGTAGAGCGAGCAGCGGCCTTGCAGAGAGAGGCCTGCGACACCATGAACGTGCCTGCGCCTGCGATGGTGGAACTCGCCGAGAAACTCGTCGGGCTGACTCCTGGCGCCGACTGGGCGCTTTTTGCCAAGAATGGTTCAGACGTTACGACCTGGGCGCTGGCCGTCGCGCGCGCGGCTACCGGGCGTGACAACGTGGCCATGGTGGCGGGCACCTACCACGGAGTGCACGGCTGGTGCAACCAATTCGAGAAAGGTTTTCCCGGCAGCGAGCGATCGGCTGTCGTCAATTTTGATTGGAACGACCTCGATTCTCTAGACCGTTGCCTGGCCGTAAAGGGTGGGTTGGCCGCGGTCATGGTAACGCCGTTTCGCCACGAGGCATTTAGTGATTCACAGTTACCCGCCGACGGCTTTCTCGAGGGCGTCAGGCAGCGCTGCAGCAAACACGGGGCCGTGATGATAGTGGACGACGTTCGAGCTGGATTCCGCCTGCACCTGGGGGGCTCAAGCCAGTTGTGGGGTGTGACGCCCGACCTGTTGTTGTACTCCAAGGCGCTGGCCAACGGCTACCCCCTGTCGGCCATGTTGGGTATGGACAGCCTGCGCTCGGCCGCCCGTGAAGTCTTCTACACCGGTACTTTCGGCACGCAGGCTGTGCCCCTGGCAGCCGCAGTGGCTACACTGGACTTCCTCGAGGACCGGGACGGGCCATCGGTCATGCGAGAACAAGGGGAGAGCCTGTGCTCGGGCTTGCGCGAGCAGGCGGAGACCGCAGGCTTCGGGGTAACGATCAGCGGCCCGGCCGCGATACCTTTCATGACTTTCATTGACGACAGTGAATTCGACCTTTCTCGTCGCTTCGCGGGGCTGTGCGCTGAAGGGGGTGTATTCATTCACCCACTTCATAACTGGTTCCTGTCTACGGCCCATAGCGCCGAGGATATTGAACAGGCTCTGTCCATAACAACAGATGCCTTCTCAAGACTCGCGCAGGAAAGGGAAGGGTGA
- a CDS encoding 3-isopropylmalate dehydrogenase, translating into MLYRIGVIPGDGTGPEVTAEALKVLAAASETTGFSYETEHYDLGGDRYLASGEILPDSVIEEFRGLDAILLGAIGHPDVKPGILEKGILLRLRFELDQYINLRPVKLYAGVETPLKDKGPEDIDFLVVRENTEGLYAGAGGILKKGTPDEVAVQESINTRKGVERCLRYAFEATRKRGKKNTLTLCGKTNVLTYAFDLWERAFNELGESEYPDIKRDYAHVDATCMWMVKNPDWFDVIVTDNMFGDIITDLGAMIQGGMGIAAGGNINPEGVSMFEPIGGSAPKYTGQGVINPMAAISACQMMLSHLGEKDASVRVEKAITEVLSKRLKSMSAGAMGCSTSEAGDMVAKLVT; encoded by the coding sequence ATTTTGTACAGGATTGGAGTAATTCCCGGTGACGGAACCGGACCGGAAGTCACGGCAGAGGCACTGAAAGTGCTGGCCGCAGCCTCTGAAACAACCGGTTTTTCTTACGAAACCGAGCACTACGACCTCGGCGGTGACCGCTACCTGGCCAGCGGCGAGATCCTTCCCGACTCGGTAATTGAAGAGTTTCGTGGCCTGGACGCCATCCTGTTGGGCGCCATCGGTCATCCTGATGTAAAACCCGGCATCCTCGAAAAAGGCATCCTGCTGCGCCTTCGCTTTGAGCTCGACCAGTACATCAATCTGCGACCCGTCAAGCTCTACGCCGGCGTCGAGACCCCGCTGAAAGACAAGGGTCCCGAAGACATAGACTTCCTGGTGGTGCGTGAAAACACCGAGGGGCTATACGCCGGTGCCGGCGGCATCTTGAAAAAAGGTACTCCAGACGAAGTCGCCGTGCAGGAATCCATAAACACCCGCAAGGGCGTCGAGCGATGCCTGCGCTACGCTTTTGAGGCAACCCGGAAACGTGGGAAGAAAAACACCTTGACGCTTTGCGGGAAGACCAACGTGCTGACCTACGCGTTTGATCTGTGGGAGCGGGCTTTCAACGAGTTGGGCGAGAGCGAGTACCCCGACATCAAGCGGGACTACGCCCACGTGGACGCTACCTGCATGTGGATGGTCAAGAACCCGGATTGGTTTGACGTCATCGTGACCGACAACATGTTCGGCGACATCATCACTGACCTGGGCGCCATGATTCAGGGGGGCATGGGCATAGCCGCCGGGGGCAACATCAACCCCGAGGGTGTTTCCATGTTCGAGCCCATCGGAGGTTCGGCGCCCAAGTACACCGGCCAGGGGGTGATCAATCCCATGGCGGCGATCTCGGCCTGCCAGATGATGCTCAGTCACCTCGGCGAGAAAGACGCCTCCGTCCGCGTGGAAAAAGCCATCACCGAGGTGCTTTCCAAACGCTTGAAATCCATGTCGGCCGGCGCGATGGGCTGCAGCACGTCAGAAGCCGGAGACATGGTGGCCAAGCTCGTCACCTGA